A region from the Aquimarina sp. ERC-38 genome encodes:
- a CDS encoding DNA-binding response regulator, producing MFKKVLLAEDFQGEIRGVSETLRERLKIEDLQEELYCDKALSRIKVALQGKQPYDLLITDLIFLKDHVDRKLTSGIELIKAVRILMPEIKIIVNSMEKNRAQVDLLFKEQKINGYVCKGPNGMLELIQAVNKVYLNKCFVSPQINLTAATNVVELDDFDRAILKELANGLTKKQVSEKFKQENITPNSESTIDKRISKLYDEFEAKNTVNLLVKLAKEGKI from the coding sequence ATGTTTAAAAAAGTGTTATTAGCTGAAGATTTTCAAGGTGAAATTCGTGGAGTTTCAGAAACTTTACGCGAGAGATTAAAGATTGAAGATTTACAGGAGGAGTTGTATTGTGATAAAGCCCTTAGCCGTATCAAAGTAGCTTTACAAGGCAAACAACCTTATGATTTACTTATCACTGATTTAATTTTTTTAAAAGATCATGTAGACCGAAAATTGACTTCTGGTATTGAATTAATTAAAGCAGTAAGAATCCTAATGCCGGAGATAAAAATCATAGTGAATTCTATGGAAAAAAACCGGGCACAGGTTGATTTACTTTTTAAAGAACAAAAGATCAATGGGTATGTTTGTAAAGGACCTAACGGAATGTTGGAATTAATACAAGCTGTCAATAAAGTCTATTTAAATAAATGCTTTGTTTCCCCTCAAATCAACTTAACTGCCGCTACTAATGTAGTTGAGTTAGATGATTTTGATCGTGCCATCCTAAAAGAACTAGCTAACGGACTTACAAAAAAGCAAGTTTCTGAAAAGTTTAAGCAAGAAAATATAACGCCAAATAGTGAAAGTACGATTGATAAGAGAATCAGTAAACTTTATGACGAATTTGAAGCTAAAAACACAGTCAACTTACTTGTAAAATTAGCAAAAGAAGGTAAAATATAA
- a CDS encoding c-type cytochrome domain-containing protein: MKRKTLLKITLLLGIILIGSCQHDPVFTEVTDPNMTDPDITDENGRICDSDTIYFSNQVFPILMGSCATTGCHDSNTARAGVNLTSYENIFETGRIEPFDLNRSNLYRVITETDLSFVMPPGNPLPQDQIDIIGKWIEQGALNNSCDN; encoded by the coding sequence ATGAAAAGAAAAACGCTACTTAAAATAACACTTCTATTAGGTATCATCCTTATAGGATCTTGCCAACATGATCCGGTCTTTACCGAGGTAACAGATCCGAACATGACAGATCCGGACATTACCGACGAAAACGGTAGAATCTGTGATAGTGATACTATTTATTTTTCAAATCAGGTATTTCCAATCCTTATGGGGTCTTGTGCTACTACCGGATGTCATGATAGCAATACGGCAAGGGCAGGAGTCAATTTAACATCCTATGAAAATATTTTTGAGACCGGGAGAATTGAACCTTTTGATTTAAATAGGTCTAATTTGTACAGGGTTATAACTGAAACTGACCTTAGTTTTGTAATGCCCCCGGGTAATCCATTACCGCAGGACCAAATTGACATCATTGGAAAATGGATTGAACAAGGTGCACTAAATAATTCTTGTGATAATTAA
- a CDS encoding DUF4236 domain-containing protein, with protein MAFKFNKKIKLGKGFGVHISKSGITPSYRNKRGSLSSKGYSVKTGIPGVTYRKTFSKSKQSGCLLIFLVLLGFLPFSCSKGGADTPCSDTNCANYTSQSSAQAAFDADPECRNDLDADKDGIACEELGNSVKDCNTTSNCGCSNKNKAACQSDPCCQWIVGEGCRCS; from the coding sequence ATGGCTTTTAAATTTAACAAGAAAATAAAACTAGGTAAAGGATTCGGAGTACATATAAGTAAATCAGGAATCACTCCCAGTTATAGGAACAAAAGGGGGAGTTTAAGTTCAAAAGGATATTCTGTAAAAACAGGAATCCCGGGGGTAACCTACCGAAAAACTTTTTCTAAATCAAAGCAAAGTGGTTGCTTACTTATATTTCTGGTATTATTAGGGTTTTTACCTTTTTCATGCTCAAAAGGTGGTGCAGATACTCCATGCAGCGATACCAATTGTGCTAATTATACTTCACAAAGTTCCGCTCAAGCTGCATTTGATGCCGATCCCGAATGTAGAAATGATTTGGATGCAGATAAAGATGGCATTGCTTGCGAAGAATTGGGGAATAGTGTAAAAGATTGTAATACGACTTCTAACTGCGGATGTTCCAATAAAAACAAAGCTGCATGTCAATCAGATCCTTGCTGCCAGTGGATAGTAGGCGAGGGATGTAGGTGTAGTTAA
- a CDS encoding endonuclease/exonuclease/phosphatase family protein, with the protein MKITFLFFLLLSSYTFSQINEIRLISWNIQDFGKTKNEEELNEIAEIVREADIVAIQEVVAGYGGAQAVAKLSGILNRKGAQWDYVISDPTNSPKYATERYAVIWKTKHIKIKNRGKLISELDTLVDREPFLIDFYINDKRLSLVNFHSRPYNKNPEAEIKAITKHLINTFSTPIMLTGDFNVNEAKPVFDHFKNNGYYTAIKNQQTTLKRACKGFNYLNYPIDNIFFSSQILKIDSGVLDFVKTCDRLEKARKLSDHLPVYLNFDFKN; encoded by the coding sequence ATGAAAATTACTTTTTTATTCTTCCTGCTGCTCTCTTCTTATACTTTTTCACAAATAAACGAGATACGTCTTATTTCCTGGAATATTCAGGATTTCGGAAAAACAAAGAATGAAGAAGAATTAAATGAAATTGCAGAAATTGTAAGAGAAGCAGATATCGTGGCAATTCAGGAGGTTGTTGCTGGTTATGGAGGAGCTCAGGCAGTCGCAAAATTATCTGGAATTTTAAATAGAAAAGGGGCGCAATGGGATTATGTTATTAGTGATCCTACTAATAGTCCGAAATATGCTACGGAACGTTATGCAGTTATCTGGAAAACTAAACATATAAAAATAAAAAACAGAGGGAAATTAATTAGTGAATTGGATACACTTGTTGACAGAGAACCTTTTTTAATAGACTTCTACATAAATGATAAGAGGTTAAGCCTGGTCAACTTTCATTCTAGGCCTTATAATAAGAACCCTGAAGCTGAAATTAAAGCAATTACTAAACATTTGATAAATACTTTTTCTACACCTATCATGTTAACTGGTGATTTTAATGTAAATGAAGCTAAACCTGTATTTGATCATTTCAAAAATAATGGATATTATACCGCTATAAAGAATCAACAAACTACTTTAAAAAGAGCCTGTAAAGGTTTTAACTATCTTAACTATCCTATTGACAATATATTTTTCTCTTCCCAAATTTTAAAAATCGACAGTGGAGTTTTAGATTTTGTAAAAACTTGTGATCGCCTGGAGAAAGCCAGAAAACTATCTGACCACCTTCCTGTATATCTTAATTTTGATTTTAAAAATTAA
- a CDS encoding DUF6804 family protein, protein MLSFCCALLLFIAVLPNPLKYYGWLRGIVSLGAILVMIKNFTVGYWVILFGLILILFNPVWPIHFYMKLPWVPIDIVTGILFLVEIFIKKPMREISEPVSKETIIIEEAKTYQRDRIL, encoded by the coding sequence ATGCTATCATTTTGTTGCGCTTTACTCTTGTTTATTGCCGTACTACCTAATCCTTTAAAATATTACGGGTGGTTGCGTGGGATCGTTTCTCTAGGTGCCATTCTAGTTATGATTAAAAATTTTACCGTTGGGTATTGGGTCATTCTGTTTGGACTCATATTGATCTTATTTAATCCTGTATGGCCTATTCATTTTTATATGAAACTTCCCTGGGTACCCATAGATATTGTAACCGGAATCTTATTTCTGGTAGAAATATTCATAAAAAAACCCATGCGTGAAATATCCGAACCAGTAAGTAAAGAAACTATAATTATAGAAGAGGCTAAAACCTACCAACGAGACAGAATTTTATAA
- a CDS encoding DUF5777 family beta-barrel protein → MKNLGNFLLLISVLFLFSTTTMSGQDDLLDILNEQEKPATDYTIATFKSTRLVSGHSVETNAKGVLQFLIGHRFGRINDGWRNLFGLDNAIIRLGFDYGITDRINIGIGRSSFEKVYDATFKWKFLRQQSGATTFPITATLVSSIYASSTEWSEPDRENFFSSRLSYHHSLLLARKFGNLLSLQLMPTVVHRNLVPVEQDDNTIFALGAGTSVRLTGSLRLNLEYYYVLPDQVTSTIGGETVKNSFSIGVDLETGGHVFQLHLTNSRGMTERYLVGETTGDWFDGDIHFGFNVSRVFTVRKPKEFKK, encoded by the coding sequence ATGAAAAATTTGGGTAATTTTTTATTATTAATTTCGGTTCTATTCCTTTTTTCCACTACTACAATGAGTGGTCAGGATGATTTGTTAGACATTTTAAACGAACAGGAAAAGCCTGCGACAGACTATACGATTGCTACCTTTAAAAGTACCCGTTTAGTAAGCGGTCACTCTGTAGAAACTAATGCAAAAGGAGTATTGCAATTTTTGATAGGTCATCGTTTTGGCAGAATAAACGATGGTTGGCGTAACCTCTTTGGCTTAGACAATGCCATTATCCGTCTTGGGTTTGATTATGGGATAACTGATCGAATTAACATTGGAATTGGTCGCTCTTCTTTTGAAAAAGTATATGATGCTACTTTTAAATGGAAATTTTTACGCCAGCAATCCGGAGCTACTACTTTTCCGATAACCGCAACATTGGTAAGTTCAATTTATGCCAGTTCTACGGAATGGTCAGAACCCGACCGGGAGAATTTTTTCTCATCAAGGTTAAGTTATCACCATTCGCTTCTGTTAGCCCGTAAGTTTGGCAATCTCCTTTCGTTGCAACTTATGCCTACGGTAGTACATCGCAATCTGGTTCCGGTTGAACAAGATGATAATACCATATTTGCCTTAGGAGCAGGAACCTCCGTCAGATTAACTGGTTCACTTCGGTTAAATTTAGAATACTATTATGTATTACCCGATCAGGTTACCAGTACCATAGGCGGAGAAACGGTAAAGAACTCCTTTTCTATAGGTGTAGACTTGGAAACCGGAGGTCATGTTTTTCAGCTTCATTTAACAAACAGTAGAGGTATGACAGAAAGGTATTTGGTAGGAGAAACTACCGGGGACTGGTTTGACGGTGACATTCATTTTGGCTTTAATGTAAGCCGAGTTTTTACAGTGAGAAAACCTAAAGAATTTAAAAAATGA
- a CDS encoding OB-fold protein: protein MKLKIVLFIIVSALVAFGIAFYMYQKKVPGLASENASYQVTANELFDAFNDNEEAASQQFLEKVIAVTGEVVSIKENNDQYTVVLHADNAMAGGINCSFRNTPDTIEKGATITIKGRCQGFLMDVVLNNCVLEK, encoded by the coding sequence ATGAAATTAAAAATAGTATTATTTATTATCGTATCAGCATTGGTTGCCTTTGGAATCGCTTTTTATATGTATCAGAAAAAGGTGCCCGGACTAGCATCTGAAAACGCTAGCTATCAGGTGACCGCCAATGAATTGTTTGATGCATTTAATGATAATGAAGAAGCAGCTTCGCAACAATTTCTTGAAAAAGTAATCGCCGTTACGGGAGAAGTCGTAAGTATTAAAGAAAATAACGACCAATATACCGTTGTACTTCATGCAGATAATGCTATGGCAGGCGGTATTAATTGTTCTTTTAGAAATACACCGGATACTATTGAAAAAGGTGCAACGATTACTATTAAAGGAAGGTGCCAGGGATTTTTGATGGATGTGGTATTAAATAATTGTGTTTTAGAAAAATGA
- a CDS encoding YegP family protein, translated as MSTAKFEIKKSTNGKFYFNLRSKSNGEIIATSEMYNSKQSCKDGISAVKRDAPNAIINDLT; from the coding sequence ATGTCCACTGCAAAATTTGAAATTAAGAAAAGTACTAATGGTAAATTTTACTTTAACCTTCGTTCAAAAAGTAACGGAGAAATTATTGCTACAAGTGAAATGTATAATTCTAAACAAAGCTGTAAGGATGGTATAAGTGCCGTAAAAAGAGATGCTCCCAATGCAATTATCAACGATTTAACTTAA
- a CDS encoding BamA/TamA family outer membrane protein, with protein sequence MFPITKYFQFRTHVFAFIFLITLTTSNAQDFDNFKEFFTFHPNKKAAAADSTLYPSKFITAPVVSFSPETSLGFGIGAKYLFKFRGSGKETRTSNMPITLQYTLNNQFILFSGFEIFTNQEKWVITGNVTVQNYPRLYYGIGRDTSEDFEEEYNYFQALVEPILLKQAFTRYLFLGGGLRYNHIFNVEVEEEGQLAATMPEGFDGSTSVGVELAALYDNRNNILNAKQGWYLELTHGFYGKVLGGTNEFQLTRFDLRHYISPFKKNNDVIGFQFKGHFSHKDVPFSELGLLGSSEILRGYREGRYVERNLLAGQVEYRKHFKNTRWGMVAFAGAGDVYGNLNEFKINNLRPNFGVGVRFLLDKVENLNIRVDWGFGDASNNVYLNIAEAF encoded by the coding sequence ATGTTCCCGATTACTAAGTATTTTCAATTTCGTACTCATGTATTTGCCTTTATATTTTTAATAACGCTGACTACCAGTAATGCTCAGGATTTTGATAATTTTAAAGAGTTTTTTACTTTTCATCCTAATAAGAAAGCCGCAGCAGCCGATTCTACCTTGTACCCTTCTAAATTTATCACTGCTCCGGTTGTTAGTTTTTCTCCGGAAACCAGTTTAGGATTTGGGATTGGAGCAAAGTACTTATTTAAATTTAGAGGTAGTGGCAAAGAAACCCGAACTTCGAATATGCCAATTACGCTACAGTATACCTTGAATAATCAATTTATACTTTTTTCCGGTTTTGAAATTTTTACCAATCAGGAAAAATGGGTAATTACCGGTAATGTTACCGTTCAGAATTATCCTCGTTTATATTATGGTATTGGGAGAGATACTTCAGAAGATTTTGAAGAAGAATATAACTATTTTCAGGCTCTAGTAGAACCCATTTTATTAAAGCAAGCCTTTACCCGGTATTTATTTTTAGGAGGAGGTTTACGTTACAATCACATCTTTAACGTAGAAGTTGAAGAAGAAGGGCAACTAGCAGCTACCATGCCCGAAGGTTTTGACGGCTCCACCTCAGTCGGAGTTGAGTTAGCCGCCTTATATGATAACCGTAATAACATTTTAAATGCAAAACAAGGATGGTACCTGGAACTTACTCACGGTTTTTACGGAAAAGTACTGGGAGGTACTAATGAATTTCAACTTACCCGGTTTGATCTACGCCATTATATATCGCCGTTTAAAAAGAATAATGATGTCATAGGTTTTCAATTTAAAGGACACTTTTCTCATAAAGATGTACCTTTTTCTGAACTAGGGTTGCTAGGAAGTAGCGAAATATTAAGAGGCTATCGCGAAGGAAGGTACGTAGAGCGTAATCTATTGGCCGGACAAGTAGAATATCGGAAACATTTTAAAAACACCCGTTGGGGAATGGTGGCATTTGCCGGAGCCGGAGATGTATATGGAAACCTGAATGAATTCAAAATCAACAACCTTAGACCAAACTTTGGAGTAGGTGTTCGGTTTTTATTAGACAAAGTAGAAAACTTAAATATACGGGTGGATTGGGGTTTCGGAGATGCTTCAAACAATGTATATCTAAATATAGCCGAAGCTTTTTAA
- a CDS encoding beta-carotene 15,15'-monooxygenase has protein sequence MMGLKDLVKLKPKETVIQIKDEQPNEEARKRTYHEAGYRDSSRNTGNSQTLSICLDAIYAKFENEEKELQHKQEELKKPYAQEQLEKESEIKGFQVAIDNANEKIAHNEDKNQDVEKLIKELKFEITDLPQNPDAYGIPAKQGASTKFWIGIGALIPITIYLFMFYTSVVYSAMIREFTYGSTKIFAPKSIVRAWESGFQDFATVIFAPFIFIGLGYLIHMFYQKKNIASYFKLAAIIVVTLIFDILLAFFIERKLWELNAVSLKDKFGFAEAIKSQEFWLIIFLGFIVYLIWGFIFDFVMEEHKEKDKIKNAIRKRNEQITLHKEQIHDNKTKIDEVRVLIQEIKEKISKAKGRINELQRIIDGTIIPTKEYKLYASEYLQGWLTFINEKLVISKFENDKLISECLEISKAHLAKIGVREDYHNTIFTKTH, from the coding sequence ATGATGGGATTAAAAGACTTGGTAAAGCTTAAACCAAAAGAAACAGTAATTCAAATAAAAGATGAACAGCCCAACGAGGAAGCAAGAAAAAGAACCTATCATGAGGCAGGGTATAGAGATAGTTCCAGAAATACCGGAAATTCTCAAACACTATCAATCTGTCTTGATGCCATCTATGCCAAATTTGAAAATGAAGAAAAAGAATTGCAGCACAAACAAGAAGAACTTAAAAAACCCTATGCACAAGAACAATTAGAAAAAGAGTCAGAAATCAAAGGATTTCAGGTAGCTATTGATAACGCAAATGAGAAGATAGCGCATAATGAGGATAAAAATCAGGATGTTGAAAAATTAATAAAAGAATTAAAATTTGAGATCACAGATCTACCTCAAAACCCGGATGCTTACGGAATCCCAGCAAAACAGGGGGCTTCTACAAAATTTTGGATAGGAATTGGAGCTTTAATTCCTATTACTATCTACTTATTTATGTTCTATACATCAGTTGTTTATTCCGCTATGATAAGAGAATTTACATATGGATCAACTAAAATTTTTGCACCTAAATCCATTGTTAGAGCTTGGGAAAGTGGATTTCAAGATTTTGCTACCGTTATTTTTGCTCCATTTATTTTTATTGGCCTTGGATATTTAATTCATATGTTTTATCAAAAGAAAAATATAGCCTCTTATTTTAAACTTGCAGCAATCATCGTAGTGACTTTAATTTTTGACATCCTACTCGCTTTTTTTATAGAAAGAAAATTATGGGAACTTAATGCTGTTAGTCTTAAAGATAAATTTGGTTTTGCCGAAGCCATAAAAAGTCAGGAGTTTTGGTTGATTATTTTTCTTGGCTTTATCGTCTATTTAATTTGGGGTTTCATCTTTGATTTTGTTATGGAAGAGCATAAAGAAAAAGATAAAATCAAAAACGCCATTCGTAAACGTAACGAACAAATTACGCTACACAAAGAACAAATTCATGATAATAAAACTAAGATTGATGAAGTAAGAGTATTAATTCAGGAGATCAAAGAAAAAATTTCTAAAGCCAAAGGAAGGATTAATGAATTGCAGCGTATCATTGATGGTACTATCATTCCTACTAAAGAATATAAACTATATGCCTCAGAGTATTTACAAGGATGGTTAACTTTTATCAATGAGAAATTAGTGATCTCCAAGTTTGAAAATGATAAGTTAATTTCAGAATGCCTCGAAATTAGTAAGGCTCATTTAGCAAAAATTGGAGTCCGGGAGGATTATCATAATACCATATTTACAAAAACCCATTAA
- a CDS encoding IS5 family transposase yields the protein MTKHSKKRAPTPKYVSQNQLVLEGFESPFERELNPANRWVRLAKLLPWDELCSIYRKHFPEKSTGRPDLSPRVVLGSIIIKHLCNLDDRETVDQISENIYMQYFLGYSSFSDAPAFDPSLFVEFRKRLGLEQINAINQRILQIKREAEQIREKGSNDARDDGEDPPHKGTLIVDATVCPQDIAYPTDLNLLNDAREKSESLLDIAYKLSPLETKPRNYREKARKEYLKTAQKKRKTHKEIRSAIGKQLKYLHRNIRSIEGILDTLDRIPFDRQEYKYWLVIQELYRQQKLMYDTKTKSVDHRIVSIHQPHVRPIVRGKTNAKVEFGAKINMALVDGFSFLDDTSWEAYNEGTRLKDCVEKYRKRFGHYPKNVLVDKIYGTRENRKYLKEKGINLRAKPLGRPSKKALSNQVSPGERNPIEGKFGQAKTAYGLNRIRARLENTSESWIASIILVLNLVHLAEVALYWIKAILFSENFIQNQTNSIINLKINEG from the coding sequence ATGACAAAACATTCAAAAAAGCGTGCACCTACTCCCAAATATGTAAGTCAAAACCAGTTGGTTTTAGAAGGTTTTGAGAGTCCTTTTGAGAGAGAATTGAACCCTGCTAACCGTTGGGTTCGTTTGGCTAAGCTACTTCCTTGGGATGAACTGTGTTCCATTTATCGCAAACATTTTCCGGAAAAATCGACAGGCCGTCCTGATTTAAGCCCAAGGGTTGTCTTAGGGTCAATCATCATCAAACATTTATGCAATTTAGATGATAGGGAGACGGTTGACCAGATTTCTGAGAACATCTATATGCAGTATTTTTTAGGCTATTCTTCATTTAGTGATGCACCTGCGTTCGACCCTTCTCTTTTCGTAGAGTTCCGCAAGCGTCTTGGCCTGGAACAGATTAATGCTATTAACCAGCGAATTTTACAAATAAAACGAGAAGCAGAACAAATTAGAGAAAAAGGATCAAATGATGCAAGGGATGATGGTGAAGACCCACCTCACAAAGGGACTTTGATCGTTGATGCAACAGTTTGTCCACAAGATATAGCATATCCTACGGATCTAAATTTGCTCAATGATGCGCGCGAGAAATCCGAATCATTGTTGGATATTGCCTATAAACTTTCCCCTTTAGAGACTAAACCGAGGAACTACAGGGAAAAAGCAAGGAAAGAATATCTAAAGACAGCGCAAAAGAAAAGAAAAACACATAAAGAGATACGGTCTGCTATAGGGAAGCAATTAAAGTATCTCCATAGGAATATACGTTCCATCGAAGGTATTTTGGATACCCTTGACCGGATCCCTTTCGATAGGCAAGAGTATAAATATTGGCTGGTCATCCAGGAACTCTACAGGCAACAAAAGTTGATGTACGATACTAAGACCAAAAGTGTAGACCATAGGATTGTGAGCATTCACCAACCCCATGTTCGTCCCATAGTGCGTGGGAAAACAAATGCAAAAGTGGAGTTTGGTGCCAAGATAAACATGGCACTGGTAGATGGTTTTTCATTTTTGGATGATACTAGTTGGGAAGCCTACAATGAGGGTACCAGATTGAAAGATTGTGTGGAGAAGTACCGAAAGCGGTTTGGTCATTATCCAAAGAACGTTTTGGTTGACAAAATATATGGTACCCGAGAGAACCGTAAGTACCTAAAAGAAAAAGGGATCAATCTCAGGGCCAAACCCCTTGGAAGGCCCTCCAAAAAGGCTTTGTCAAATCAAGTAAGCCCTGGGGAACGTAATCCAATTGAAGGAAAGTTTGGTCAAGCAAAGACAGCATATGGTTTAAACCGTATAAGGGCAAGGCTTGAAAATACCAGTGAGTCTTGGATTGCAAGTATCATATTAGTGCTCAACTTAGTCCATTTGGCTGAGGTGGCACTCTATTGGATAAAAGCAATCTTATTCAGTGAAAACTTTATTCAAAACCAAACCAATTCGATCATAAACTTGAAAATCAATGAAGGCTGA
- a CDS encoding ATP-binding protein, with protein sequence MAVIAAKSSLHYKLNQKDSSFLYDSYLLKKAKAFSNIHYSANAHFNIALYFKKQGVYDSAFYHYNQSKNFFFTLKRNSKVGKGFLGMALIQQNKNDFFGSKETIVEALQYFNSKKDAKYISSSYSTLATNHRKLLNYSDAIKYYVKAIENTNFKTDKFIYQNNLAATYIDNKQYNAAILKLKSILSDSVLISNKKEYARVLDNLVYARWLNGEAIQIKEFLEPLKIRKQSNDLRGKIASYTHLGEFYSKTNSVRASSYFDSVIQVSKRLKIPRAEKDALSFLMKLEPKDVKIRDRYVFLQDSLYRQELKVKTQFAKYKYDDTVTREANLRLEKENAEKALEVSEQQNQKTLYLGGFLFAVTAFGLSLFGFNERTKKLRQKSKTEKLEAILNTEAEFSLKLHDDHGGKINQIMLMLQRGVKKSIILDALGAFYEDLRNLSRELNEVDTGPDFWKILKATLEYMKPLEVELIISGGKEMEWFRLDHQTKTILSKVLQELIINMGKHSKASQAVVLFKDQQDKIQVYYEDNGIGAPKDSLNRKNGLRNTEKRIKAINGSITFDTEEGKGFRAEIYIPK encoded by the coding sequence TTGGCAGTTATTGCTGCTAAGAGTTCTCTTCATTATAAATTAAATCAAAAAGATAGTTCTTTTCTATACGATAGTTATTTATTAAAGAAGGCAAAAGCATTTTCAAACATTCATTATAGCGCAAATGCTCATTTTAATATAGCCTTATATTTTAAGAAACAGGGTGTTTATGATAGTGCATTTTATCATTACAATCAGTCGAAAAATTTCTTTTTTACTTTAAAAAGAAATTCTAAAGTTGGAAAGGGTTTTTTAGGAATGGCTCTAATACAACAAAATAAAAATGATTTTTTTGGAAGTAAAGAGACTATTGTAGAAGCTTTACAATATTTTAATTCTAAAAAAGATGCTAAATATATTTCATCATCCTATAGCACTTTGGCTACAAATCATAGAAAACTATTAAACTATTCTGACGCAATAAAGTATTATGTAAAAGCTATTGAAAACACTAATTTTAAAACAGATAAATTTATATATCAAAATAATCTAGCCGCTACGTACATTGACAACAAACAATATAACGCTGCTATTTTAAAATTAAAAAGCATTCTTTCAGATTCCGTTTTAATAAGTAATAAGAAAGAATACGCCAGGGTTCTGGATAATCTTGTCTATGCCCGATGGCTTAACGGAGAAGCAATTCAAATCAAAGAATTTCTAGAACCGCTTAAGATTCGTAAACAAAGTAATGATCTCCGAGGGAAAATAGCCAGCTATACCCATCTCGGAGAATTTTATAGTAAAACCAATTCGGTAAGAGCAAGTTCTTATTTTGATTCGGTAATTCAAGTTTCTAAACGGTTAAAAATCCCAAGAGCAGAAAAGGATGCACTTAGCTTTCTAATGAAATTAGAACCAAAAGATGTGAAAATACGCGACCGCTATGTGTTTTTACAAGATAGTCTCTATCGACAAGAATTGAAGGTAAAGACTCAATTTGCCAAGTATAAATACGATGATACGGTCACCCGGGAAGCTAATTTACGCTTAGAAAAAGAAAATGCCGAAAAAGCACTGGAAGTCAGTGAGCAACAAAATCAAAAGACACTTTATTTAGGAGGCTTTCTCTTTGCTGTTACCGCATTTGGACTTTCTCTTTTTGGCTTTAATGAACGAACTAAAAAACTAAGACAGAAAAGTAAAACAGAAAAATTAGAAGCTATATTAAATACAGAGGCGGAATTTTCTTTAAAATTACACGACGATCATGGCGGTAAAATCAACCAAATCATGCTAATGCTACAACGAGGTGTAAAGAAATCAATTATTTTGGACGCGTTGGGGGCATTTTATGAAGACCTTAGGAATTTATCGAGGGAGTTAAACGAAGTAGACACTGGCCCGGATTTTTGGAAAATTCTAAAAGCAACTTTAGAATATATGAAACCCTTAGAAGTTGAATTGATAATTTCTGGTGGAAAGGAAATGGAATGGTTTAGATTAGATCATCAAACAAAAACTATCCTTTCAAAAGTATTGCAGGAATTAATTATCAACATGGGAAAACATAGTAAAGCTAGCCAGGCGGTTGTTCTATTTAAAGATCAGCAAGATAAAATACAGGTGTACTATGAAGATAACGGAATAGGTGCGCCGAAAGATTCCTTAAATAGAAAAAACGGACTTCGCAATACGGAAAAGCGTATTAAAGCTATCAACGGATCTATTACATTTGATACCGAAGAGGGGAAAGGTTTTCGGGCTGAAATTTATATTCCAAAATAG
- a CDS encoding YceI family protein, with product MKITKILLLFLLIGSSTFGQKYLTQTGTIQFFSETPLENIEAVNTQVSSVLNAENGEMAFSLLLKAFLFEKALMQEHFNEKYVESDKFPKSQFKGKIENFDISKLTTEPKEFTVKGRLTIHGKTNDIVIKKKLSTTENGEILGASTFTINLEDYDVKIPAAVRKNISESIKITVKVTYEKFG from the coding sequence ATGAAAATAACTAAAATTCTACTGCTATTCCTGCTGATAGGAAGCAGTACCTTCGGACAAAAATACTTAACGCAAACCGGAACCATCCAGTTTTTTTCTGAAACTCCGCTGGAAAATATTGAAGCCGTAAATACCCAGGTTTCCAGTGTCCTGAATGCGGAAAACGGTGAAATGGCATTTTCTTTACTTCTTAAAGCTTTTCTCTTTGAAAAAGCACTCATGCAGGAGCATTTTAACGAAAAGTATGTAGAAAGTGATAAATTTCCAAAATCCCAATTTAAAGGAAAAATAGAGAATTTTGATATTTCCAAATTAACAACAGAACCTAAGGAATTTACGGTAAAAGGAAGACTTACTATACATGGTAAGACCAATGACATAGTGATTAAGAAAAAGTTATCTACAACGGAGAACGGCGAAATATTAGGTGCTTCTACCTTTACCATCAACCTGGAGGATTATGATGTCAAAATACCCGCCGCAGTTAGAAAAAATATATCAGAAAGCATTAAAATAACAGTTAAAGTTACTTATGAAAAATTTGGGTAA